ACCCCCTCGGCAGCGCGATAAGCCGCCGCATGGGTATAGATACCGATACGCGCGGCATCGCTGTCAAACTCGCAGCCGATGCGGCCGCAGCCGATCAGCCCGGCGCGCATCATCCGAGCAAGTCCCAGTTCAGCGGCGTGCCGCGTTTGATGGCCTTGCCGGCGCGCTTGCCAAGGATGGTGTCGAGGAACTTGGGTGCCAGGCCCAGGCCGGGGCGAATCGCGCGTACATTGTCTGCCGTGAAGGTTTCACCGGGTGCCACATCCTTCACTACATACAGCGAGCGGCGGAACACCAGCGATTTGGTCTCAGCCTTGGTGGCGCCGTATTGCACATGGCCCATGGCCTGCCAGGCGCGCTCGGTTTCAATCACCAGCGAAGCCAGCTCCTCGGGCTCCAGCGAAAACGTCGAATCCACACCACCATCGGCGCGGCGCAGCGTGAAGTGCTTCTCTACCACCGTTGCACCCAGCGCCACCGCAGCCACGGCAGCCCCCACGCCCATCGTGTGGTCGCTCAGGCCCACTTGGGTGCCGAACAGCTCGCGCAGATGCGGGATCGTACGCAGATGGGTGTTCTCGGGCGTGGACGGGTAGGTGCTGGTGCACTTGAGCAGGACCAGGTCATTACAGCCGGCTTCACGTGCCGCGCGTACGCTTTCATCCAACTCGGCCACGCTGGCCATGCCGGTGGAGATGATCATCGGCTTGCCGGTGGCGGCCACCTTGCGGATCAGCGGCACATCGGTGTTCTCGAAGCTGGCGATCTTGTACGCCGGCACATTGAGCGATTCGAGAAAATCCACCGCGGTTTCGTCAAACGGCGTGGAGAAAGCAAGCATGCCGTGCTCGGCGGCGCGGTCAAAGATCGGCTTGTGCCATTCCCAGGGCGTGTAGGCCTCCTGGTAGAGCTTGTACAGCGAGGTGCCGGCCCAGAGGCTGTTCGGGTCACCAATATGGAACTCGCCCTCGTCCAGATCCAGCGTCATGGTGTCAGGCGTGTAGGTTTGCAGCTTGAGTGCGTGGGCACCGGCTTTGGCGGCGGCATCCACAATCGCCAGCGCGCGTTCGAGCGACTGGTTGTGGTTGCCACTCATTTCGGCAATCACAAAGGGCGCGGCATCGGGGCCGACGCGGCGATGGCCGATATTGAAGCTGTTCATGGTCTTATCCCTCATTGCGGCAGCACCCGTTCAAAGTGGCCGTTGTGCTCACGATACCCCGCCTGGACAAAGAGTTTCAGCGATGCTGTGTTGTCCGGCAAGACCGTTGCATCAATCGCACGCAGCGCCGGCCACAGGCGGGCAATGGCGGCATCACCCGCTTGCAGCAGTGCACCGCCCCAACCCACGCCTTCGCGGCCGGCAAACAGGTAGATGGAGACTTCGGCGCGATCCGGCAAGTCGGCATTGCGGTCGTAGCGCAGCACGCCTACTGGGCCGTTGGCGCTTTCGGCGATCCAGAGCTGGCGGTCGGGGTTGGCCAGCGTGCGGGTCAGCCAGTCGATATGGGCATCCCAGCTGATCGGTTCGGAGTTGATGGACCAGCGGCGCACGTTCTCGGCATTGCGGCCATCGAACAGGCGCTGTGCATCATCCAGCGTGGCGGGGCGTAGCGTCAGGCAGGCGTGCAGCATGGCGGCGGCGACGCGTTGGGTGCCTTTGGCATCGACGAGTGCGCGCGATTTGTCGGCATAGCTTTGGCGGCGCGGGGCATCGGCCAGCAGATCGCTAATGGCTTTGCCAAGCTGGCTGGCCGTCACATGACGGTCGCGGCCCAAGTACTGGTGGATACCCGCCGCGTGCAGCGCCTGAGCATTCGGCTCCTGGTTATCAGCCACAGCTATGCACAGCGTGGGCACACCCAGCGCGGCGCGCTCCCAACTCGTCGTACCGCCCGCGCCGATAAACACGTCGGCCTGCTGCATCAGCGCCGCAAAGTCGGCCACGTGGCGATGCAGCGTCCAGTTAGCCTGGCCTTGTGCCTTAGCTTGCAGCGCATCCCATGCCGGGTTGGCGCTGCCGGCCACGATGTCGGCATGGATGGGCAAACCTGCCAGCGCTTCCATTGCCTTGAAGGTTTCACCGCCAGCATCCACGCCACCAAAGTTGACTACCACCCGGTCGGCTTTGGCGCGAATCGTGGGTGCAGGCACGCGGAACTCGGGGCGCAGCAAGGCGTAGCGTGGGCCGAGCAGTGTCTGGCAGCTTGCCGGAATCAAGGGTGCATAGGCATCCGCCGTGGCAGTCAGGTTCTGGTCGATCAGCAAATCTGCGTCGTGCGGGCGGTTGGCCAGGTCGTCGATCACGGCGATGCGCTGGGCAAAGGCGCGGGCACTACGTTGCCATTGCGCATCGAGGCCGTAGTGGTCAACCAGCAGCCAGTCGAACGGCGGCTGACCCGCCAACTGCGTTTGCAGCGCGGCCAGGTCGGCCTGCCAATCAATCAGGGATTCAATGTTGCCGGCGCGGTCGCCCGGATAACTGGCTGGCAAAACCAGCACGGCAAAGCCCGCATCGGCAATCCGTGCCAGTGCATTGCCGGGTAGTTCGCGGCTCGCAAAGCTGACGACTGCGCCCTGGTCGCGCAGTGCGTTTGCCAGCGTGAGGCAGCGCACCACATGGCCGGAGCCGATGGCCAGCGAGGCGTCGGCGCGAATCAGCACCCTCACGCGCTCTTGTCCCCGCCAATTTCACCGCCTGCTAGCAGTGCGCCGTACAGATACTCGGCGCGACGCCAGTCTTCGGGCGTGTCAATGTCTTGCACCAGATAACGCGGCAACACCACCGGCAAGCTGGCCGGCGAAAAGATCACGTCGCCACGCAGCCAGGCCTCTGCCCTACCCCAATAGAACTGGCCGGCATCATGGAACGCCTCTTCCAAGTCTTGCGAGCGAGTGTTGCGGTACTGCGGATACAGCGCATCCACGCAACCCGCCTCGTTCAGGCGGATGGCGCGTTGTACCGGGAACGGGAAGCTGGTAACCGAGAAGGCATAGGACTTGTCGGCATGCTTGGACAGTGTCTCAAAGCCTTCGCGCAGATAGCGCGGCTGCACAAACGGCGCGGTGGCGTAGATGCAGCAGGCCATGCTCACCGGCTCACCATCGTCTTGCAGCGTTTTGATCGCGTGCTGGATCACCGCAATGGTGGTCGTGTGGTCATCGGCCAGCTCGGCAGGCCGCACAAACGGCACTTCGGCGCCCAGCTCGCGTGCCAGCGTAATGATCTCGTCGTCGTCCGTGGTCACCACTACGCGGTCGAACAGGCCACTGGCTTTCGCTGCGGCAATCGAATACGCCAGCATGGGCTTGCCGTGGAACGGCTTCACATTCTTGCGCGGAATCCGTTTGCTGCCGCCGCGGGCGGGGATGATGGCAACCGTACTCATAATCTACCTCTTGTGTCTTAAGCCGAAGCGACGCATCAGCCCTGTATCAATGCACCTTTAGTCAGCAACAACTCCCGCAATACCGACCGATGGCAACGCGCTTCGTCCTCGCAATAACACCCTACCGAGAAATTGGTCTGGTGCGACAAAGCCGCCAGCAAGGCCAGATCATGCGCCGCAGCCGGTTCAGCCATCTCGGCCTTGTATCTCTTCACGAACGCCGCCCAGTCTGCGGGGCTTTCGGCGGCTTGGCCCAGCTTCATGGTCTCGGCACTTGGGGCGAGATTAGGAAACCAGACGTCGTACCAGTTTTGCGAGGCGAATTCGGTTTTGGGTACGCCGCGTGGTGGGCGGCGGACGGTGCCGAGGCGCAGGCCTTCTTTGGGCAATCTGGCAGAACCTAAGCGAAGGATGTGGATGGGCACGGGAAAACGCTTCTGTAGGTTCGGCTGAATGCAATGGGGCCAACGTTTACTAAAGTTACTTGATTGTTGGGCTTCCTATTTTCAGCCCAACCTACTGGCTAGGGAGCCATTCCCAATGATTTCAAAACATAAGCACCAATCACTGCTATAAGCACCCCCGAAATAATCTTGGCAAGCCCTCCAGAAAGCCACTTAAAAGGGGAATCCCTTTTCACCTCAGCCTGTTCGATCACATTTCCCTCACCAACTTGAACAGAACCATTCACAGAACCTGTAACGCTTACTTGAAAATTGTTCACAACAGACCCAGCACCATCACCTTGGCTATTCCTCTCATTTTCATCCTCTGCTCCCAAAAGTGACATATATGGATTCCTCTCCGTATCACTAAGATGCTTTAAATATTGCGTAAGAGCGCCAGTAATATTATCCCTAAGCACAACAAGATGATTAGCTTTAAGCTGATCTGCAACCACGCTTGAATTCCCATCCGGCACACCCAGAGACTGCGCCTTCTCCGCTATCTGCCTACTAATAGCCTCCATACACTCAGCGGATGTATACATACCCAAGTGCATTAGCATTTCACTGGCCGACAACTCTCTTGGGGACAGTCCACGGCTCGACTCAAAGAACAACTTCTTCCCCAGTACGCCAGCCAGATATCCCCATTTCATTTCCCGAGAAAAATGTTCAGAGTTACCAATAGACTCATTAAATTCCAACTCCTTAACCGATTGCTCAAAATACCCATCTGGAATGAGGCGCACCAAGTCATGTTCGACCTGCGCCTTAAGCTGCTTTAGCACCCACCAATCCAAATCATGCTCTTTAACCTCATGATGCATAAGTGAAATGTCTCAATGATTTATTAATTTATCAAAACAGCTGTTTCACAGCATCGATTACAACAACCTGATTGACTTTCTCCAACCCCGCAAACATCGGCAAACTCAACGCCTCGCGGTAATACGCCTCCGCATTCGGAAAATCCCCATCCTTGAACCCCAGCGCCCGGTAATACGGCTGCGTATGCACCGGGATGTAATGCAGGTTCACGCCAATTCCAGCAGCACGTAAGCCTTCAAACACTGCCTTATGCGTCTTGCCAATCTGATCGAGCTTGAGCCGCACCACATACAAATGCCAGGCTGATTCCGCATCCACTTGGCGCGTAGGCAATTGCAGCGGCAAATCCGCCAGCAGCTCGTCGTAACGCGCAGCCAGTTCACGCCGGCGGGCGACGAACTGATCGAGCTTTTGCAGTTGCGAGAGGCCCAGCACGGCCTGGATGTCGGTCAGGCGGTAGTTGTAGCCGAGTTCAGTCTGTTGGTAGTACCAGGGGCCGTGGCTGGGTTCGGTCATCAGCGCCGCGTCGCGGGTGATGCCGTGGCTGCGCAGGCGTTTGAGGCGTTCGGCCAGCGCTGGCCGGTTGGTCAGGATCATGCCGCCTTCGCCGGTGGTGACGATCTTGACCGGGTGAAAGCTGAAAATCGTCATGTCGGCGTAGTCGCCACAGCCGACCGGTTTGCCTTTGTAGCTGGCGCCCACGGCGTGGCTGGCGTCTTCGATCACCACAAAGCCGTAGCGTTGCGATAGCGCCTTGATCCGTGCCATATCGCAGCTCTGGCCGCTGAAGGCGACTGGGACGACGACCTTGGGCAAGCGCCCTGCCTTATCGGCCGCGATGAGCTTGGCTTCGAGTGCGTCGGCGCACAGGTTCCAGGTGTTCGGGTCGATATCGACAAAGTCGACATTGGCGCCGCAATAGCGCGCGCAGTTGGCGCTGGCGACAAAGGTATTGGGCGAGGTCCACAGCCAGTCGCCGGGGCCCAGATCAATGGCCATGCAGGCGATATGCAGTGCGGCGGTGGCGTTGCAGACGGCGACGGCGTGTGATGCGCCGTGGCGGGCGGCGACGGCTTCTTCGAAGCGATCAATGCTCGGGCCTTGGGTCAGCCAGTCGGATTGGAGGACTTCGACAACTGCGTCGATATCGGCCTGATCGATGCTCTGGCGACCGTAGGGGATCATGCTGGCTTCCTGCTCAGTGAGTAGGCCGGGCCGCGCGCCGGCCTACGTGTCGGGGGGTCTAGGGCGTGGCTTTGTCCAGCGCTGTCAGCTCGTCAATCGTGAGGTAATGCGGGTTGGTGTCGGACACGTATTCAAAGCCTTCCGCCACCTTCTTGCCCACTGCGCCCAGCGCGTTGGTCTGGAAATCGCTCTGGACGATGAAGTTGATGGCCGGGGCGATCACGTAGTGGTCGTCAAATTCAAACGTGTGCTGCGCGTCGTCGCGCGAGATCATCATCTCGTGCAGCTTTTCGCCGGGGCGGATGCCGACGATGCGGTGCGGCAAGGTTGGGGCGATGGCCTTGGCCATATCGGTAATTCTTGCCGACGGGATCTTGGGCACGAAGATTTCGCCGCCCTGCATGCGCTGGAAGTTGTTGAGCACAAAAGCCACGCCATCGTTGAGCGTGATCCAGAAACGGGTCATGCGTGCGTCGGTAATCGGCAGTGAATCGGCACCTTCCTTGATGAGCTTGCGGAAGAACGGCAGTACCGAACCGCGCGAGCCGACCACATTGCCATAGCGCACCACGGCAAACCGCGTCTTGTGGCCGCCGGTGATGTTGTTGGCAGCAACAAACAACTTGTCGCTCAGCAGCTTGGTGGCGCCGTAGAGGTTGATGGGGCTGGACGCTTTGTCGGTGGACAGCGCGATCACCTTGCTGACGCCGCATTCAATGGCCGCGTTGATCACGTTCTCGGCCCCGCCTACGTTGGTGCGGATGCACTCGGTGGGGTTGTATTCGGCAGCCGGCACCTGCTTGAGCGCGGCGGCGTGGACCACGTAATCAATGCCGCGCATGGCTTGCTTGAGGCGGTCGCCGTCGCGCACATCGCCCAGGAAGTAACGCATTTGCGGGGCGTTGAGTTCCTGCTGCATCTCGAACTGCTTGAGCTCGTCGCGCGAGAACACCACCACACGGCGTGGTTGGTGTTCCTTGAGCAAGGTAGCGATGAACTTGCGGCCAAAGGAACCCGTGCCGCCGGTGACCAGAATGGCCTTGTCCTTGAAGAAATCCTTGTCGCTCATGGCCGCTCGATCTTTATGTGGTGTTGAGGAAACTAGCCTAGCAATTAGTTTGCCAGTCTATTCATCCGGCAGATTGCCCAGGCCCAGCGCATCAATGAAACCAAAGGTGCGCATATCCTTGATACGCATGGGGTACAGCATGCCGAACAGGTGATCGCACTCATGTTGCGCCACGCGGGCATGAAAGCCGCTCACGGCGCGATCAATCGGCTGGCCGTGTTCGTCAAAGCCTTCGTAACGCAGTTGTGTGTAGCGTGGCACCACGCCGCGCATACCGGGCACGCTGAGGCAGCCTTCCCAGTCATCCGCCATCTCATCGCTCATGGGCGTGAGCACGGGATTGCACAGGATCGTGAACGGCACGGCCTCGGCATCGGGGTAACGCGCGCTCTTGAAGCCGCCGAAGATGGTGATCTGCTTGGATACGCCAATCTGCGGGGCGGCAATGCCGGCGCCGTTCATGGCGACCATTGTGTCTTTGAGGTCGGCAATCAGATCCATCAAGGCAGCCGAGCCGAATTCCTCGGGTTCGATGGGGTCGGCAACCCGCAGAAGCAGCGGGTCGCCCATTTTGACGATGGGACGGATAGCCATTAGTCAGCGTCTACCTTGACCACTTCTTCAAGGATGCGGTGTACGCGCTCGATGGCCTCGTCGAAGATCGACTCGGCGGCATCCATATCGATTTCATAGCGGCTTTCGCGGCGACCGGCCGCCCAGTTACTGACCACGGCAATCGCGGCGTAGCTGAGACCGGCTTCCTTGGCCAGGGCGGCTTCGGGCATGCCGGTCATGCCGACGATATCGCCACCGTCGCCGGCAATGCGGTTGATCTCGGCACCGGTTTCCAGACGCGGGCCTTGGGTGGCGGCGTAGGTGCCACCATCGATCAGCGCCTGCTTGCTGGCGCCGGCTGCCTTGAGAATGCGTTCACGCAGCTCATGGCAGTAGGGTTCTGTGAAATCGATATGCGTAACGGGCTTGTCGCCGCCTTCAAAGAAGGTGTGCTTGCGTCCGTAGGTGTAATCGATGATCTGGTGCGGCAACACCAGTGTGCCGGGTGGCATGTTGTCGCGGATGCCACCCACGGCGCAGACCGAAATCACGCGCTTGACCTTCTGTTCGGCCAGCGCCGTGATATTGGCGCGGTAGTTGATTTCGTGCGGCGGAATGGTGTGGCCGTAGCCGTGGCGGGCGATGAAAACGACCTGTTGGCCGTTGATTTCGCCAAAGGTCAGCGCGCCGCTGGGTTCGCCGTATTGCGTGCGAATCACCTGACGATGGGTGATTTGCAGATTGCGCAGCCGTGTCAGGCCGGTACCGCCAATAATGGCAAGCATGGAATTCTCCCTTGTTGTTGTGGACTGCCTTGGAAGCGCCCTTGAGCCTGCGAAGATGGTGCAGCAGGTTTACATAGACCAATTAGGCGCCAAAAACGCGGGGGCGACAAGCGCCTGCGTCAGACATCCAGGCTGAGTGTGTAGGTACGAAACACGGTGTCCCACTGCCAGCCATGCGCCTCGTAGACCGATTGCGCTGCATGGTTGTCATGGGCGGTGGAAAGTTGCAGATAGGCTGCACCGCTTTGCTTGCCCACCTGGCGGGCTTGTTCGAGCAGAGCGCCGGCCACGCCCTGCCCTCGGGCCGCAGGCGTGACATAAAGATCGTACAGGGTCCAGATGGGCGCCAGCGCAACCGAGCAGAAGCCAGGGTACATCTGCATGAAGCCGAGCACCTCACCGCCAGATTCCGCCAAGAATACTCGCGATTGACCACTGCTCAGGCGCATGTGCAGCCAGGTGCGGCATGCTGTGAGGTCGCTGGGTTGATCGTAAAACTGGCGATACGCATCAAACAACTTGGCGGCGGCATCGATCTGGTCGTGCGCATGCAGTTCACGCAGCTTCATCGCTGGATCACCGTGGCGCAAAACTGCTGCAGGTAAGTGGTGAACGCCGGGCCAATTTCCGGGTGTTTGGCACCGTAGGCCAGCGTGGCTTCCAGATAACCCAGCTTGGAACCGCAGTCGTAGCGCGTGCCTTCAAAGGGCAAAGCAATTACCCGCTCTTCATCGAGCAAGGCGGCAATCGCATCGGTGAGCTGGATTTCCCCGCCTTTACCCGGCTGGGCCGTGGTGAGGTGGCGGAAAATACGTGGCGAGAGGACGTAACGGCCCACCACGGCAAGGGTTGAGGGGGCTTCGTCGGGCTTGGGTTTCTCGACAATACCGGTGAGCTTGAGGCGGCCACTGCTGTCGGCCTCGGTGACCACAATGCCGTAGGAGCTGGTTTCCTCGCGCGGGACTTCTTCCACGCCGATCACGGAGCTGTGCGTGTCGTCGTACAGCTCCACCATCTGACGCATGACCGGCTTTTTGGCATCGATCAGGTCGTCGGCCAGAATCACGGCAAAGGGCTCGTCGCCCACCAGCGGCTTGGCGCAGAGCACGGCATGACCCAGACCCAGGGCTTCGGGCTGGCGTACATAAGCACAGCTCACACCCTTGGGCAGCACATTGCGCACTATCTCGAGTAAATCGCGTTTGCCCTTGGCTTCGAGTTCGGTTTCCAGCTCATAGGCTTTGTCGAAGTGGTCTTCGATGGCGCGTTTGTTGCGCCCGGTGACGAAGATCATCTCGGTAATGCCTGCGGCCACGGCCTCTTCCACGGCGTACTGGATCAGCGGCTTGTCCACGATATTGAGCATTTCTTTCGGGCTGGCCTTGGTGGCCGGCAGAAAGCGTGTACCCATACCGGCAACGGGAAAGACCGCTTTGGTGACTTTTTGCATGGCATGAACCCTTATGAGGTTTGCCCGATCAACGCCAGCAAACCGGCTTCATCCAGTATGGGGATGCCGAGTTCCTGCGCTTTATCGAGCTTGGAGCCAGCGGCTTCGCCGGCTACCAGATAATCGGTTTTCTTGGAGACCGAGCCCGCGGCCTTGCCGCCTGCGGCTTCGATCAACGCTTTGGCATCGTCGCGGCTCAGTGTCGGCAGCGTGCCGGTAATAACCAGTGTTTTACCCAGCAAGGGGCCGGTGGCCAGCAGCTCGCTCGGTTCGGATTCGGGCCAGCTTACGCCGGCTGCGCGTAGTTGTTCGATGACTTCCACATTCAGCGGCTCAAGCAGGAAGTCGCGGATCGATTGCGCAACAATCGGACCGATATCCGGCACGGCCTGCAAAGCGGCAATCGCAGCAGCCTCATCGGGCTGTGTGGCGGCTTCGATCAAGCCATCCAGCTTGCCGAAATGCCGTGCCAGATCCTTGGCGGTGGCCTCGCCTACGTTGCGGATACCGAGTGCGTAAATGAAGCGTGCCAGCGTTGTGTTACGGCTTGTCTCGATGGCTGCCAACAAGTTGCTGGCCGACTTCTCGGCCATGCGTTCCAGCGCGGCCAGTTTGACGATGCCGAGTTTGTAGATATCGGCCGGCGTACGCAGCAGACCGGCATCCACCATCTGATCGACCAGCTTGTCGCCCAGCCCTTCGATATCCATGGCGCGGCGGCCAGCAAAGTGCAGCAAGGCCTGCTTGCGCTGGGCCGAGCAGACCAGGCCGCCCGTACAGCGATAGGCTGCCTCGCCCTCTTCACGCGCTACATGCGAGCCGCACACAGGGCAGGCAGTGGGCATCTCGAACGGTTTGTACTGCGGCACCGTGCGGGTTTCAACCAGATCAACGGCTTCTTCCACCATGGGCCGGCGCTCGGCCACGATGCCGACAATCTCGGGTATCACATCGCCCGCGCGGCGCACGATGACGGTATCGCCCTGCCGCACATCGAGTTCGCGGATGCGGTCCAGATTGTGCAGCGTGGCGTTGGTGACGGTGACGCCGCCCACAAACACGGGCGCAAGCCGCGCAACCGGGGTGATCGCACCGGTGCGGCCGACCTGCACATCGATGTCCTCGACGGTGGTCAGCATTTCCTGCGGCGGGTATTTATGCGCCACGGCCCAGCGCGGTTCTCGGCTCACAAAGCCCATGCGTTCTTGCAGATCGCGGGCGTTGACCTTGTAGACCACACCGTCGATATCGAACGGCAAGGCATCGCGCTTGGCAGCGATAGCTTGGTGGAAGGCAATCAGACCCGCCGCGCCCTGCGCGACGACGCGGTCGGCGCACACCGGAAAACCCATGGCAGCCAGTGCATCGAGCATGCCGCTGTGGGTGGCCGGTACAGTCCAGCCGTCGACTTCGCCCAAGCCATAGGCAAAGAAGCTCAGCGGGCGCTGCGCGGCAATCTTCGGATCCAGCTGACGCACAGCACCGGCGGCCGTGTTGCGCGGGTTGATGAAGGTTTTCTCGCCTTTCTCCTGCTGGCGGGCGTTGAGCGCGTCGAAATCATCGCGACGCATGTAGACCTCGCCGCGCACTTCCAGCACCGGTGCGGTAACGCCCGCCAGGCGCAGCGGAATCTGGCCGATGGTGCGGATGTTCTGGGTGACGTCTTCACCGGTTTCGCCATCGCCGCGCGTGGCGGCGCGCACCAGCACGCCGGCCTCAAAGCGCAGGCTGATGGCGAGACCATCGAACTTGAGTTCGGCGGCGTATTCAACCGGCGCATCGGCCTCGGTGAGGGCCAGTTCCTTGCGGACACGCGTATCGAAAGTCTCCGCACCACCGGGGCCGGAATCGGTCTCGGTGCGGATCGACAGCATGGGAATCACGTGCCGCACGGGCGCAAACGCATCGAGCGGCTTGCCGCCCACGCGCTGGGTGGGCGAATCGGCCGTGCGCAGCGCCGGGTTGGCGGCTTCGAGGGCGCTTAGTTCATTGAACAGGCGGTCGTACTCGCCGTCGGGCACCAGGGGCGCGTCGAGTACGTAATAGGCATGGGCATAGCGGTTGAGCTGATCGCGCAAGTCGGCTGCGCGCTGGATATCGGCGTCGCTCATGGCCGATCAGGAGAACAGGCGCAGCGCGGCCACACCGCCTGCGGGGATGCCACGGTCGTCCATGCGGCCATACAGGGCCACCAGCTGCTTGCGGATGGCGGCCAGATCGGCCGGCTTGAGCGAGCGGTTGTCGTCATCGACCAGATCACCACCGAGCGTCAGCGCCATTTGCTGTGCCAGATCGGCCATGCGATCAAACGCCTGTTCGCCACCGGCTACGCGTGGTACATCGAGCAGCAGCGTCACCGACGGGGTTTCATCGAGCGCGTCCATCGGGCGGTGGTGGCGATCACACAAAATGAACAGCGGCTGGCCGGATTCGGACCGGGCATGGAAGGCACCATCGGCTTCGAGCACCAAGCCGGCGGTTTCAATCATGGGCGTCAACCGGCTCACCGGG
The nucleotide sequence above comes from Chitinimonas sp. BJYL2. Encoded proteins:
- a CDS encoding DUF488 family protein; translation: MPIHILRLGSARLPKEGLRLGTVRRPPRGVPKTEFASQNWYDVWFPNLAPSAETMKLGQAAESPADWAAFVKRYKAEMAEPAAAHDLALLAALSHQTNFSVGCYCEDEARCHRSVLRELLLTKGALIQG
- a CDS encoding peptide deformylase, producing MAIRPIVKMGDPLLLRVADPIEPEEFGSAALMDLIADLKDTMVAMNGAGIAAPQIGVSKQITIFGGFKSARYPDAEAVPFTILCNPVLTPMSDEMADDWEGCLSVPGMRGVVPRYTQLRYEGFDEHGQPIDRAVSGFHARVAQHECDHLFGMLYPMRIKDMRTFGFIDALGLGNLPDE
- a CDS encoding GNAT family N-acetyltransferase codes for the protein MKLRELHAHDQIDAAAKLFDAYRQFYDQPSDLTACRTWLHMRLSSGQSRVFLAESGGEVLGFMQMYPGFCSVALAPIWTLYDLYVTPAARGQGVAGALLEQARQVGKQSGAAYLQLSTAHDNHAAQSVYEAHGWQWDTVFRTYTLSLDV
- the pseB gene encoding UDP-N-acetylglucosamine 4,6-dehydratase (inverting), producing MSDKDFFKDKAILVTGGTGSFGRKFIATLLKEHQPRRVVVFSRDELKQFEMQQELNAPQMRYFLGDVRDGDRLKQAMRGIDYVVHAAALKQVPAAEYNPTECIRTNVGGAENVINAAIECGVSKVIALSTDKASSPINLYGATKLLSDKLFVAANNITGGHKTRFAVVRYGNVVGSRGSVLPFFRKLIKEGADSLPITDARMTRFWITLNDGVAFVLNNFQRMQGGEIFVPKIPSARITDMAKAIAPTLPHRIVGIRPGEKLHEMMISRDDAQHTFEFDDHYVIAPAINFIVQSDFQTNALGAVGKKVAEGFEYVSDTNPHYLTIDELTALDKATP
- the pseC gene encoding UDP-4-amino-4,6-dideoxy-N-acetyl-beta-L-altrosamine transaminase gives rise to the protein MIPYGRQSIDQADIDAVVEVLQSDWLTQGPSIDRFEEAVAARHGASHAVAVCNATAALHIACMAIDLGPGDWLWTSPNTFVASANCARYCGANVDFVDIDPNTWNLCADALEAKLIAADKAGRLPKVVVPVAFSGQSCDMARIKALSQRYGFVVIEDASHAVGASYKGKPVGCGDYADMTIFSFHPVKIVTTGEGGMILTNRPALAERLKRLRSHGITRDAALMTEPSHGPWYYQQTELGYNYRLTDIQAVLGLSQLQKLDQFVARRRELAARYDELLADLPLQLPTRQVDAESAWHLYVVRLKLDQIGKTHKAVFEGLRAAGIGVNLHYIPVHTQPYYRALGFKDGDFPNAEAYYREALSLPMFAGLEKVNQVVVIDAVKQLF
- a CDS encoding S-methyl-5'-thioinosine phosphorylase, which translates into the protein MLAIIGGTGLTRLRNLQITHRQVIRTQYGEPSGALTFGEINGQQVVFIARHGYGHTIPPHEINYRANITALAEQKVKRVISVCAVGGIRDNMPPGTLVLPHQIIDYTYGRKHTFFEGGDKPVTHIDFTEPYCHELRERILKAAGASKQALIDGGTYAATQGPRLETGAEINRIAGDGGDIVGMTGMPEAALAKEAGLSYAAIAVVSNWAAGRRESRYEIDMDAAESIFDEAIERVHRILEEVVKVDAD
- the pseG gene encoding UDP-2,4-diacetamido-2,4,6-trideoxy-beta-L-altropyranose hydrolase; protein product: MRVLIRADASLAIGSGHVVRCLTLANALRDQGAVVSFASRELPGNALARIADAGFAVLVLPASYPGDRAGNIESLIDWQADLAALQTQLAGQPPFDWLLVDHYGLDAQWQRSARAFAQRIAVIDDLANRPHDADLLIDQNLTATADAYAPLIPASCQTLLGPRYALLRPEFRVPAPTIRAKADRVVVNFGGVDAGGETFKAMEALAGLPIHADIVAGSANPAWDALQAKAQGQANWTLHRHVADFAALMQQADVFIGAGGTTSWERAALGVPTLCIAVADNQEPNAQALHAAGIHQYLGRDRHVTASQLGKAISDLLADAPRRQSYADKSRALVDAKGTQRVAAAMLHACLTLRPATLDDAQRLFDGRNAENVRRWSINSEPISWDAHIDWLTRTLANPDRQLWIAESANGPVGVLRYDRNADLPDRAEVSIYLFAGREGVGWGGALLQAGDAAIARLWPALRAIDATVLPDNTASLKLFVQAGYREHNGHFERVLPQ
- the pseI gene encoding pseudaminic acid synthase — translated: MNSFNIGHRRVGPDAAPFVIAEMSGNHNQSLERALAIVDAAAKAGAHALKLQTYTPDTMTLDLDEGEFHIGDPNSLWAGTSLYKLYQEAYTPWEWHKPIFDRAAEHGMLAFSTPFDETAVDFLESLNVPAYKIASFENTDVPLIRKVAATGKPMIISTGMASVAELDESVRAAREAGCNDLVLLKCTSTYPSTPENTHLRTIPHLRELFGTQVGLSDHTMGVGAAVAAVALGATVVEKHFTLRRADGGVDSTFSLEPEELASLVIETERAWQAMGHVQYGATKAETKSLVFRRSLYVVKDVAPGETFTADNVRAIRPGLGLAPKFLDTILGKRAGKAIKRGTPLNWDLLG
- the galU gene encoding UTP--glucose-1-phosphate uridylyltransferase GalU, with translation MQKVTKAVFPVAGMGTRFLPATKASPKEMLNIVDKPLIQYAVEEAVAAGITEMIFVTGRNKRAIEDHFDKAYELETELEAKGKRDLLEIVRNVLPKGVSCAYVRQPEALGLGHAVLCAKPLVGDEPFAVILADDLIDAKKPVMRQMVELYDDTHSSVIGVEEVPREETSSYGIVVTEADSSGRLKLTGIVEKPKPDEAPSTLAVVGRYVLSPRIFRHLTTAQPGKGGEIQLTDAIAALLDEERVIALPFEGTRYDCGSKLGYLEATLAYGAKHPEIGPAFTTYLQQFCATVIQR
- the pseF gene encoding pseudaminic acid cytidylyltransferase — translated: MSTVAIIPARGGSKRIPRKNVKPFHGKPMLAYSIAAAKASGLFDRVVVTTDDDEIITLARELGAEVPFVRPAELADDHTTTIAVIQHAIKTLQDDGEPVSMACCIYATAPFVQPRYLREGFETLSKHADKSYAFSVTSFPFPVQRAIRLNEAGCVDALYPQYRNTRSQDLEEAFHDAGQFYWGRAEAWLRGDVIFSPASLPVVLPRYLVQDIDTPEDWRRAEYLYGALLAGGEIGGDKSA